In Alphaproteobacteria bacterium, a single genomic region encodes these proteins:
- a CDS encoding TIM barrel protein: YHMQIMEGDLIAGLGRLLPRIGHIQFADNPGRHQPGTGEINFPAVFAAIDDGGYKGFVGAEYDPLGTSEDSLGWLEPYR, encoded by the coding sequence TACCACATGCAGATCATGGAGGGCGACCTGATCGCCGGCCTCGGAAGGCTCCTGCCTCGCATCGGTCACATCCAATTCGCCGACAACCCCGGCCGCCACCAGCCTGGTACGGGTGAGATCAACTTTCCGGCTGTCTTTGCCGCCATCGACGACGGTGGCTATAAGGGCTTCGTCGGCGCCGAGTACGACCCCTTGGGCACCAGCGAGGACAGCCTCGGCTGGCTCGAACCCTACCGATGA